A stretch of the bacterium genome encodes the following:
- a CDS encoding thioredoxin: MKSVSTPIVLTEINFKKEVLESSGLVLVEFVARWSGSCTLFTSVMNQLKAEFEDQLKLGIVDVDENRNVAAEYAVQSLPTLIFFRQGTVVDHISGVFPRMTIREKICAFLDNPDPT; the protein is encoded by the coding sequence ATGAAGTCAGTATCGACCCCCATCGTTCTGACTGAAATAAACTTTAAAAAAGAGGTCCTCGAATCATCCGGCCTGGTGCTGGTAGAGTTTGTCGCCCGCTGGAGCGGCTCGTGCACTTTGTTCACCTCTGTGATGAATCAGTTGAAAGCCGAATTCGAGGACCAGCTCAAGCTGGGAATAGTCGATGTGGATGAAAACAGGAATGTAGCGGCCGAGTATGCCGTTCAAAGTCTTCCCACTCTGATTTTTTTCCGGCAGGGTACGGTTGTCGACCATATCAGCGGGGTGTTTCCCCGGATGACTATCCGGGAAAAGATTTGCGCTTTCCTGGATAATCCAGACCCGACATGA